The following DNA comes from Fervidobacterium gondwanense DSM 13020.
TTAGCACTCATGTGTCAAGAGTGATAATTATAACCTTGCTATGCTTGTTTATTTTGGACATAGATGTACTGTAAGGTTATAAATTTTACAGATACTAAAATGTTAATCAGTCTTAATATAAGACTGATAACGCACCGTGTAAAAAATAGCGAAGGGAATAATTCCCTCCGCTCGTGCATTTCTTTAATTGATTTTTAGTTGTGAAATCACTACATTCACTTGGTTATTTCAGCTATCAACCTTTCTACCAACAACATGCCAACTCTTTCTTGGGCTTCGAATGTAGAAGCACCTACGTGTGGTGTTGCAACGACATTTGGCAAGGAGAGGAGCTTTTGTCTCAACTCATCTGTTGGTGGCTCTACTTCGAATACGTCAAGACCTGCCGCATATACTTTGCCTGTTGTAAGCGCTTCGTATAATGCTGCTTCATCGATTATTCCACCTCTTGCAGCGTTTATTATTATGACACTGTCTTTCATCTTTGATATTGTTTCTTTGTTTATCAGATTTTTTGTCTCAGGTGTAAGTGGCACGTGGATTGTTATGTAATCACTTTCTTTAAACAATGTATCAAGGTCAACTATTTTGACGGGCATATCTGTTTCTTTTACAAACGGATCGTATGCAAGTACTTTCATATCGAACGCGAGTAACCTTTTAGCAACTTCTCTGCCGATGTTTCCAAAACCGATTATACCGACTGTTCTTCCGAACAACTCATGACCTTCGAGTTCCTTCTTCGTCCACTTTCCATTTTTCAAATCTGCTGTACCTCTTGCTATGTGTCTAGAACAAGCGATCATCAGTCCGATAGCCAATTCTGCAACCGAAATGC
Coding sequences within:
- a CDS encoding hydroxyacid dehydrogenase is translated as MRIHINDPLDKQATEKLANVPGVNLTSQHYEKDELIKIMPEIEVLIVRSATKVTADIIEAGSNLKIIGRAGTGLDNIDVKAAEAKGIKVINTPGANSISVAELAIGLMIACSRHIARGTADLKNGKWTKKELEGHELFGRTVGIIGFGNIGREVAKRLLAFDMKVLAYDPFVKETDMPVKIVDLDTLFKESDYITIHVPLTPETKNLINKETISKMKDSVIIINAARGGIIDEAALYEALTTGKVYAAGLDVFEVEPPTDELRQKLLSLPNVVATPHVGASTFEAQERVGMLLVERLIAEITK